AATCCTGTTTCAGATGCTGCCAACTCAAAGAAATCGCCTTGAACGACACGGCATCGTTTGTCTTTTGACAAAGGTGGATCAAGTGGCACCAAACCCTCTACATGCCAGTCGATAACCGCATCGAGAAATTCAACAACGGTGAGAGATGCGACGTTATCATGCTCTAGAACCGCGCCTGCCGTATAGCCTAAGCCCAAGCCGCCAACCACAACATCAAGCGCCTTGCCAGCGTGAGCTTCAAGCCCCAGCTTTGCTAGTGCAATTTCTGATGCGTTGAACAAACTCGACATCAAATGCTCATCACCCAAAATGATCTCATAGACATCTTGATCAAGCGCCAGAATACGGCGGCGACGCAGGCTTATTGCGCCGATGGGCGTCGGTCGGTAGTCAATCTCTTCAAACAAGGGGCTCAACAGGACTTCTCGCTGTATGACATTTAAATGCACTATTACCATTCAAGCATTTGCAGTGGAAAGCAATAACCCTGTTCAAATTCTATTTACTGGTGAAACAGTGTTCGAGATGAGAAGATGCATCTATGAGACAATACTCTCAGATATTTATAAACTATTTTTTTATGGGGTACTATTAATGCAGTTTGAAAAACTCAACAATATCACTCTGCACTATCAGGTTATTGGCGCACCTGAGGGCAAACCAGTGATTGTCTTTTCAAATTCACTTGGAACTGATTTTAGAATTTGGCGCGATGTCATCGTTCAGCTTATTGGTGAGTTTTCTATTGTGACCTACGACAAGCGGGGACACGGTCTTTCTGATTCACCGCCAGCGCCCTATAAAATAGATGATCACGTGGCTGACCTTGCTGCTTTGCTTGATTACCTTAAGGTAAAAGATGCGATTATCTGCGGGCTGTCAGTTGGTGGATTGATCGCACAGGGGCTAACGCTCGCTCGGCCCGACCTTGTGAAAGCTTTAGTGCTTTGTGATACGGCACACAAAATTGGTGATACAGAGCTGTGGAATGGGCGTATTAAAGCTGTCAATGAAATCGGCATTCCAGCCATCTCAGAATTGATTTTGTCGCGCTGGTTTTCCAAAGAATTCCGCTCCGCGCAGGTAGCAACTTTTGCGGGTTATCGACATATGCTGGAGCGCACATCACCTGAGGGATATATGGGGACAAGTGCGGCCATAAGAGATGCAGACTTCACTGAGCAAGCGCCCAACATCAAAGTGCCATCCTTATGTATTGTTGGCAGCGAAGACGGCGCCACGCCGCCTGCTCTTGTTGAAGAGCTCTCTAGATTAATACCGGGTGCGGGCTATGAAATTATTCAAGGCTCAGGGCATTTACCCTGCGTTGAAAAGCCCGACGCTCTCTTTGATCTGATGCAGCCTTTTTTGAAAAAGCTTAGCTGATTAATAATACAAAGACACAGCGTGCTTGGCCTCAGCGAAGAATAACCAGCGCTCCGCGAACAGGCCAACCGCCATGGCAATGAATGCTAAAAACAGAACAAGGCTTGGAAGGCCAAAGAACGCAACCAATAAACATAAAATAGCTGGTATTACCCCACCAACAATAAGAGCAAGCTTTCGCAGTTTATCAGCGTGTTTACGACCAATCTGATGCACCATTTCTTTGGTTAGATAGTTCTCACCTGAATGTGGTTTTTCTAGCAATCTCACTTTGCCAATTTTACCAAGCCCCGTTGCGGTGCCAACATCTGACCCCGTATCGCTAAATCCAACGGCGGCCGCGCGGCTCCACCATTTTAGTTTTATTGCCCAAGATAGAATAACAAATACAAATGCGGCTGTTGTGATGCTGACTGAATTACTTGTGGTGAAAGCCGCCGCCAAAAGTAGACCGGAGGCGATAGCAAAGAAAAGATAGCAAAGAGGCGTCCAAAATGTATGCCAGTTTGGCACGGTTTTAAGCTGGGCATAAATCATGGCCGTTGCAAAAATTGTGGCGAATGATAGGACGCTGACTAACAAACCAAGCATCAAAATACGCTCACCCGAAAACACCCAAAACAGTACGTAAAGACCGAAGCAAGACAAGGCTAAAACTGCCAGCACGCCCTCACGAGACAACCATGATGAGCGCCATTGCGAGAATGCCCGCCATGCCCGCTCAGGGTGGCCAAGGTGGAACGTTGATGAGATCAAGCCTGCAATAGCAAGCCCACCAGCCAGCGCAGAAATAAAGAAGGCTGCAACTCGACTTTCAGGCATTGGCAAACCAAGGCCAAGCACGAACATAAAGCCAAAACCTGCGCCTGAAGTGACGGTGAAGAATATAACCGATAGGGCGGGATGCATTAGAGCGCCTCCAACATTTTATCAACCCAACCCAAAAGACCGCCTTCAGCTTTTGGTATTGGCGTTGTCATAGTGGGTGCCGCGT
This sequence is a window from Hyphomicrobiales bacterium. Protein-coding genes within it:
- a CDS encoding DmsC/YnfH family molybdoenzyme membrane anchor subunit, which translates into the protein MHPALSVIFFTVTSGAGFGFMFVLGLGLPMPESRVAAFFISALAGGLAIAGLISSTFHLGHPERAWRAFSQWRSSWLSREGVLAVLALSCFGLYVLFWVFSGERILMLGLLVSVLSFATIFATAMIYAQLKTVPNWHTFWTPLCYLFFAIASGLLLAAAFTTSNSVSITTAAFVFVILSWAIKLKWWSRAAAVGFSDTGSDVGTATGLGKIGKVRLLEKPHSGENYLTKEMVHQIGRKHADKLRKLALIVGGVIPAILCLLVAFFGLPSLVLFLAFIAMAVGLFAERWLFFAEAKHAVSLYY
- the pcaD gene encoding 3-oxoadipate enol-lactonase, with translation MQFEKLNNITLHYQVIGAPEGKPVIVFSNSLGTDFRIWRDVIVQLIGEFSIVTYDKRGHGLSDSPPAPYKIDDHVADLAALLDYLKVKDAIICGLSVGGLIAQGLTLARPDLVKALVLCDTAHKIGDTELWNGRIKAVNEIGIPAISELILSRWFSKEFRSAQVATFAGYRHMLERTSPEGYMGTSAAIRDADFTEQAPNIKVPSLCIVGSEDGATPPALVEELSRLIPGAGYEIIQGSGHLPCVEKPDALFDLMQPFLKKLS
- a CDS encoding spermidine synthase; the protein is MSPLFEEIDYRPTPIGAISLRRRRILALDQDVYEIILGDEHLMSSLFNASEIALAKLGLEAHAGKALDVVVGGLGLGYTAGAVLEHDNVASLTVVEFLDAVIDWHVEGLVPLDPPLSKDKRCRVVQGDFFELAASETGFDAREPARLFDAILIDIDHAPDWLLDERSGGFYSVDGLEKLTRHLKPGGVMGLWSDKLEDKEFTQRLADVFDKAWAEPVTFHNPLQDKPFTQTVYLALKKS